The following coding sequences are from one Pusillimonas sp. DMV24BSW_D window:
- a CDS encoding LysR family transcriptional regulator → MLTRLTFRQLEYCLAAGEFGSVAKAAEYIHISPSSISAAITQVETELSVTLFIRRHAQGLSLTPAGVEVLKQIRLTLDQALSLYDIANNTQHLVRGPLRVGCFTPLAAMIAPELCQGFARAHPGAEVLQIEDHHEGLIERLRNAQIDVAITYDLNVAESDIEFEALASLPPFVIVSETDPLAQNRITSLKALAKRPMILLDLPLSREYFLSLFREAGVSPTIAARSTSPDVLRSLVANGVGYSLANVRPRTNVSLDGKRLVSVNLKGRHRPMKLGLAWLKDQKLRSVVEAFMERCRACISDGHVPGMSAPGFAGRVADAAAPEHHDTAQSD, encoded by the coding sequence ATGCTCACCCGACTTACTTTCCGACAACTGGAATATTGTTTGGCCGCCGGCGAGTTCGGCAGCGTTGCCAAAGCAGCCGAGTATATCCACATTTCGCCGTCGTCCATTTCGGCCGCCATTACTCAGGTTGAAACCGAGTTATCCGTCACGTTGTTTATACGCCGCCATGCACAAGGCCTATCGCTTACACCAGCCGGCGTGGAAGTCCTGAAGCAAATTCGCCTGACGCTTGATCAGGCACTCAGCCTCTACGATATTGCCAACAACACCCAACATTTAGTGCGCGGGCCATTGCGCGTAGGGTGTTTTACACCGCTGGCTGCCATGATTGCCCCTGAATTGTGTCAGGGCTTCGCCCGCGCCCACCCAGGTGCCGAAGTATTGCAAATTGAGGATCACCATGAAGGCCTGATAGAACGACTTCGCAACGCCCAGATCGACGTTGCCATCACCTACGACCTGAACGTCGCTGAAAGTGACATTGAGTTTGAAGCATTGGCGTCGTTGCCGCCCTTCGTCATTGTGAGCGAAACCGACCCGCTGGCGCAAAACCGGATCACTTCATTGAAAGCGTTGGCCAAACGCCCAATGATCCTGCTCGATTTGCCGCTTAGCCGGGAATACTTTTTATCGCTGTTCCGTGAGGCGGGGGTATCACCCACTATTGCTGCGCGGTCTACCAGCCCCGACGTGCTGCGCTCCCTGGTCGCCAATGGAGTAGGTTACTCACTGGCGAATGTCAGGCCGCGCACCAATGTGTCGCTCGACGGAAAAAGGTTGGTCAGTGTCAATTTGAAAGGCCGGCACCGCCCCATGAAATTAGGGCTGGCCTGGTTGAAAGACCAGAAACTGCGCAGTGTGGTGGAAGCTTTTATGGAACGCTGCCGCGCTTGTATCTCCGACGGGCATGTGCCGGGGATGTCGGCGCCGGGCTTTGCCGGGCGAGTGGCCGACGCAGCGGCCCCGGAACATCACGACACGGCGCAATCCGACTAA
- a CDS encoding branched-chain amino acid ABC transporter substrate-binding protein — MNAFSTLTKTSASRRRHLAGALVVACATLLGAGVAQAQDTIKLGFIGPLSGGNAQQGLGAKNGFLLAIDQWNETEGVPFKVEGVVLDDASDPQAGVSAALKLVNDRDVVAATGHWNSPVALATLPVFNRSQMPFIVWGAISPKITEQNLPNTTRVTPTLVNENKPLADWAAKELGAKKIAIISDTSDYGAANLKWFGTFFEEAGGEIIARESFPVGTTDFRAILTKVKSLNPDAVYFGGVITEAGIVRKQMAELGMEQPMLGISGIHDPQLIEIAGDAANGVVVGVPKAQSNPKLKAMEEAYKAKDYKEAQSPYTKYAYDATGILLEAIKQAGPKDKKAIAETIRGISYEGALGTTTFDDNGQTEIPVDIEVRTVKNGEWTNY; from the coding sequence ATGAACGCATTTTCAACTCTTACAAAAACATCTGCCTCGCGACGCCGCCACCTGGCGGGAGCGCTCGTTGTCGCATGCGCCACACTCCTTGGCGCGGGCGTCGCCCAAGCGCAAGACACCATTAAACTCGGCTTCATCGGCCCGTTAAGCGGTGGCAACGCCCAACAAGGACTGGGCGCCAAAAACGGCTTCCTGCTGGCCATAGACCAATGGAATGAAACCGAAGGCGTGCCCTTCAAGGTGGAAGGCGTCGTACTTGACGACGCATCCGACCCTCAGGCCGGGGTTTCCGCCGCGCTGAAACTGGTTAATGATCGCGACGTCGTTGCCGCTACAGGCCACTGGAACAGCCCGGTCGCCTTGGCAACCTTGCCTGTCTTCAACCGCTCGCAAATGCCCTTTATCGTCTGGGGCGCAATCAGCCCCAAAATTACCGAACAGAATCTGCCAAACACCACACGCGTCACACCAACGCTGGTTAATGAAAACAAACCATTGGCCGACTGGGCGGCCAAAGAACTGGGCGCCAAGAAAATCGCCATTATTTCCGACACCAGCGACTACGGCGCGGCTAACCTGAAGTGGTTTGGCACCTTCTTCGAAGAAGCGGGCGGCGAAATCATTGCGCGTGAAAGCTTCCCTGTGGGCACCACCGATTTCCGCGCCATCCTGACCAAAGTCAAGTCTCTGAACCCCGATGCTGTGTACTTTGGCGGCGTGATTACCGAAGCAGGTATTGTTCGCAAGCAAATGGCTGAACTGGGTATGGAACAACCCATGCTTGGCATCAGCGGCATCCATGACCCGCAACTCATCGAAATCGCCGGAGATGCAGCCAATGGCGTGGTGGTAGGCGTACCCAAAGCACAAAGCAACCCCAAGCTGAAAGCCATGGAAGAGGCCTATAAAGCGAAAGACTACAAAGAAGCGCAAAGCCCTTATACCAAGTACGCCTACGACGCCACCGGCATTCTGCTTGAAGCGATTAAACAAGCCGGGCCGAAAGACAAAAAGGCCATCGCCGAAACCATTCGCGGCATTAGCTACGAAGGCGCCCTGGGCACGACCACATTCGACGATAACGGGCAAACTGAAATCCCGGTCGACATTGAAGTGCGTACCGTTAAAAACGGTGAATGGACAAACTACTAA